A single genomic interval of Natator depressus isolate rNatDep1 chromosome 14, rNatDep2.hap1, whole genome shotgun sequence harbors:
- the EXOC7 gene encoding exocyst complex component 7 isoform X10, producing MIPPEEASARRREIEDKLKQEEETLSFIRESLEKSDQLTKNMVSILSSFESRLMKLENSIIPVHKQTENLQRLQENVEKTLSCLDHVISYYHVAKDTEKIIKEGPTGRLEEYLGCMARIQKAVEYFQDNNPDSPELNRVKSLFERGKESLESEFRSLMTRHTKPVPPILILDLISGDDEIDTQEDMILEHLPESVLQDIVRISLWLVEYGRNQDFMNVYYQIRSSQLDRSIKGLKEHFRKNSSSTGIPYSPAIQNKRKDTPTKKPIKRPGTIRKAQNLLKQYSQHGLDGKKGASNLIPMEGHEHDLRVKHLSDTLNDKHGPAAGRDDMLDIEIDAYIHCVSAFVKLAQSEYQLLTEIIPEHHQKKTFDSLIQESLDNLMIEGDNIVSAARKAIIRHDYSAVLTIFPILRHLKQTKPEFDQVLQGTAASTKNKLPGLITSMETTGAKALEDFADNIKNDPDKEYNMPKDGTVHELTSNAILFLQQLLDFQETAGAMLASQETSSSASSYSSEFSRRLLSTYICKVLGNLQLNLLSKSKVYEDPALSAIFLHNNYNYILKSLEKSELIQLVAVTQKTAERSYREHIEQQIQTYQRSWLKVTEYISERNLPVFQSGVKLKDKERQMIKERFKGFNDGLEELCKIQKAWAIPDMEQRDKIRKAQKTIVKETYSAFLHRYGNVSFTKNLEKYIKYRVDQVGEMIEKLFDTSA from the exons ATGATCCCTCCGGAGGAGGCCTCCGCCCGCAGGAGGGAGATAGAGGACAAGCTCAAGCAG GAAGAAGAAACGCTGTCCTTTATAAGAGAGAGTCTTGAAAAGAGTGATCAGCTCACCAAAAACATG gtttccatcctctcctcctttgaGAGCCGTTTGATGAAGCTGGAGAACTCTATCATCCCTGTGCATAAGCAGACAGAGAATCTACAACGTCTGCAGGAGAATGTTGAGAAGACCCTGTCCTGTCTGGATCATGTCATTAGTTATTACCATGTGGCTAAGGACACAGAGAAGATCATAAAGGAAGG CCCTACGGGGAGACTAGAGGAGTATTTGGGCTGCATGGCCAGAATCCAGAAGGCTGTAGAATATTTCCAGGACAACAATCCTGACAGCCCAGAACTGAACCGGGTG aAATCCCTGTTTGAAAGGGGGAAGGAATCTCTGGAATCAGAATTCCGCAGTCTGATGACGCGACACACCAAGCCAGTTCCTCCGATCCTCATCCTGGATCTGATCAGTGGGGACGATGAGATTGATACGCAGGAAGATATGATTTTGGAACACCTCCCTGAGAGTGTCTTGCAAGACATTGTCCGTATCTCCCTTTGGCTGGTGGAGTATGGAAGAAACCAAG ACTTCATGAATGTTTATTACCAAATCCGGTCTAGCCAGCTCGACCGCTCCATCAAAGGTCTGAAGGAGCATTTCCGTAAGAACAGCTCCTCCACAGGCATCCCGTACTCCCCCGCCATTCAGAACAAGAGGAAGGACACACCGACCAAAAAGCCAATCAAGAGACCAG GCACGATCCGGAAGGCTCAGAACCTTCTGAAACAGTATTCTCAGCATGGTCTAGATGGGAAAAAGGGGGCCTCTAACCTCATTCCTATGGAAG GTCATGAGCATGATTTACGAGTTAAACACCTTTCCGATACCCTGAACGACAagcatgggccagctgctg GGAGGGATGACATGTTGGACATCGAGATTGATGCGTACATTCACTGTGTTAGCgcctttgtgaaactggcccagAGCGAGTACCAGCTCCTGACAGAAATCATCCCAGAGCACCACCAGAAGAAGACCTTTGACTCCCTCATTCAG GAGTCTCTGGATAACCTGATGATAGAGGGGGATAACATTGTCTCGGCAGCCCGGAAGGCCATCATTCGGCATGACTATTCAGCTGTGCTCACCATCTTCCCCATCCTCAGACACCTGAAGCAGACGAAGCCAGAGTTTGATCAAGTCTTACAG GGCACTGCAGCCAGCACAAAGAACAAGCTTCCAGGGCTGATCACCTCCATGGAAACCACAGGTGCAAAAGCACTGGAGGACTTTGCAGACAACATTAAG AATGATCCAGACAAGGAGTATAACATGCCGAAAGATGGGACAGTTCATGAACTCACCAGCAAT GCCATTCTCTTCCTGCAGCAGTTGTTGGATTTCCAGGAGACAGCAGGTGCCATGCTGGCATCCCAAG AGACCAGCTCTTCAGCTAGCAGCTACAGTTCTGAATTTAGCAGACGTCTGCTCAGCACCTACATCT GCAAAGTATTGGGCAACTTGCAACTAAACCTTCTCAGTAAATCCAAGGTTTATGAGGACCCAGCTTTGAGTGCCATCTTCCTGCACAACAACTACAATTACATCCTTAAATCCCTTGAAAA GTCTGAGCTAATCCAGTTGGTGGCAGTGACTCAGAAAACAGCAGAGAGGTCTTACAGGGAGCACATTGAGCAGCAGATCCAAACCTACCAGCGCAG CTGGTTAAAAGTAACAGAATACATCTCGGAGAGAAACTTGCCTGTCTTTCAATCAGGAGTCAAG CTCAAGGATAAGGAGAGGCAGATGATAAAGGAGCGTTTTAAG GGTTTCAATGACGGCCTGGAGGAGTTGTGTAAAATCCAGAAGGCCTGGGCCATCCCTGACATGGAGCAGAGGGACAAAATCCGCAAGGCCCAGAAAACCATTGTGAAAGAGACCTACAGTGCCTTTTTACACAG GTATGGCAATGTGTCCTTCACCAAGAACCTTGAGAAGTACATCAAGTATAGAGTTGACCAGGTGGGCGAGATGATTGAGAAGCTGTTTGACACATCAGCATGA
- the EXOC7 gene encoding exocyst complex component 7 isoform X8, with product MIPPEEASARRREIEDKLKQEEETLSFIRESLEKSDQLTKNMVSILSSFESRLMKLENSIIPVHKQTENLQRLQENVEKTLSCLDHVISYYHVAKDTEKIIKEGPTGRLEEYLGCMARIQKAVEYFQDNNPDSPELNRVKSLFERGKESLESEFRSLMTRHTKPVPPILILDLISGDDEIDTQEDMILEHLPESVLQDIVRISLWLVEYGRNQDFMNVYYQIRSSQLDRSIKGLKEHFRKNSSSTGIPYSPAIQNKRKDTPTKKPIKRPGTIRKAQNLLKQYSQHGLDGKKGASNLIPMEGRDDMLDIEIDAYIHCVSAFVKLAQSEYQLLTEIIPEHHQKKTFDSLIQESLDNLMIEGDNIVSAARKAIIRHDYSAVLTIFPILRHLKQTKPEFDQVLQGTAASTKNKLPGLITSMETTGAKALEDFADNIKNDPDKEYNMPKDGTVHELTSNAILFLQQLLDFQETAGAMLASQVLGDTYNIPLDPRETSSSASSYSSEFSRRLLSTYICKVLGNLQLNLLSKSKVYEDPALSAIFLHNNYNYILKSLEKSELIQLVAVTQKTAERSYREHIEQQIQTYQRSWLKVTEYISERNLPVFQSGVKLKDKERQMIKERFKGFNDGLEELCKIQKAWAIPDMEQRDKIRKAQKTIVKETYSAFLHRYGNVSFTKNLEKYIKYRVDQVGEMIEKLFDTSA from the exons ATGATCCCTCCGGAGGAGGCCTCCGCCCGCAGGAGGGAGATAGAGGACAAGCTCAAGCAG GAAGAAGAAACGCTGTCCTTTATAAGAGAGAGTCTTGAAAAGAGTGATCAGCTCACCAAAAACATG gtttccatcctctcctcctttgaGAGCCGTTTGATGAAGCTGGAGAACTCTATCATCCCTGTGCATAAGCAGACAGAGAATCTACAACGTCTGCAGGAGAATGTTGAGAAGACCCTGTCCTGTCTGGATCATGTCATTAGTTATTACCATGTGGCTAAGGACACAGAGAAGATCATAAAGGAAGG CCCTACGGGGAGACTAGAGGAGTATTTGGGCTGCATGGCCAGAATCCAGAAGGCTGTAGAATATTTCCAGGACAACAATCCTGACAGCCCAGAACTGAACCGGGTG aAATCCCTGTTTGAAAGGGGGAAGGAATCTCTGGAATCAGAATTCCGCAGTCTGATGACGCGACACACCAAGCCAGTTCCTCCGATCCTCATCCTGGATCTGATCAGTGGGGACGATGAGATTGATACGCAGGAAGATATGATTTTGGAACACCTCCCTGAGAGTGTCTTGCAAGACATTGTCCGTATCTCCCTTTGGCTGGTGGAGTATGGAAGAAACCAAG ACTTCATGAATGTTTATTACCAAATCCGGTCTAGCCAGCTCGACCGCTCCATCAAAGGTCTGAAGGAGCATTTCCGTAAGAACAGCTCCTCCACAGGCATCCCGTACTCCCCCGCCATTCAGAACAAGAGGAAGGACACACCGACCAAAAAGCCAATCAAGAGACCAG GCACGATCCGGAAGGCTCAGAACCTTCTGAAACAGTATTCTCAGCATGGTCTAGATGGGAAAAAGGGGGCCTCTAACCTCATTCCTATGGAAG GGAGGGATGACATGTTGGACATCGAGATTGATGCGTACATTCACTGTGTTAGCgcctttgtgaaactggcccagAGCGAGTACCAGCTCCTGACAGAAATCATCCCAGAGCACCACCAGAAGAAGACCTTTGACTCCCTCATTCAG GAGTCTCTGGATAACCTGATGATAGAGGGGGATAACATTGTCTCGGCAGCCCGGAAGGCCATCATTCGGCATGACTATTCAGCTGTGCTCACCATCTTCCCCATCCTCAGACACCTGAAGCAGACGAAGCCAGAGTTTGATCAAGTCTTACAG GGCACTGCAGCCAGCACAAAGAACAAGCTTCCAGGGCTGATCACCTCCATGGAAACCACAGGTGCAAAAGCACTGGAGGACTTTGCAGACAACATTAAG AATGATCCAGACAAGGAGTATAACATGCCGAAAGATGGGACAGTTCATGAACTCACCAGCAAT GCCATTCTCTTCCTGCAGCAGTTGTTGGATTTCCAGGAGACAGCAGGTGCCATGCTGGCATCCCAAG TTCTTGGGGACACATACAATATTCCTTTAGATCCCAGAG AGACCAGCTCTTCAGCTAGCAGCTACAGTTCTGAATTTAGCAGACGTCTGCTCAGCACCTACATCT GCAAAGTATTGGGCAACTTGCAACTAAACCTTCTCAGTAAATCCAAGGTTTATGAGGACCCAGCTTTGAGTGCCATCTTCCTGCACAACAACTACAATTACATCCTTAAATCCCTTGAAAA GTCTGAGCTAATCCAGTTGGTGGCAGTGACTCAGAAAACAGCAGAGAGGTCTTACAGGGAGCACATTGAGCAGCAGATCCAAACCTACCAGCGCAG CTGGTTAAAAGTAACAGAATACATCTCGGAGAGAAACTTGCCTGTCTTTCAATCAGGAGTCAAG CTCAAGGATAAGGAGAGGCAGATGATAAAGGAGCGTTTTAAG GGTTTCAATGACGGCCTGGAGGAGTTGTGTAAAATCCAGAAGGCCTGGGCCATCCCTGACATGGAGCAGAGGGACAAAATCCGCAAGGCCCAGAAAACCATTGTGAAAGAGACCTACAGTGCCTTTTTACACAG GTATGGCAATGTGTCCTTCACCAAGAACCTTGAGAAGTACATCAAGTATAGAGTTGACCAGGTGGGCGAGATGATTGAGAAGCTGTTTGACACATCAGCATGA
- the EXOC7 gene encoding exocyst complex component 7 isoform X6, translating into MIPPEEASARRREIEDKLKQEEETLSFIRESLEKSDQLTKNMVSILSSFESRLMKLENSIIPVHKQTENLQRLQENVEKTLSCLDHVISYYHVAKDTEKIIKEGPTGRLEEYLGCMARIQKAVEYFQDNNPDSPELNRVKSLFERGKESLESEFRSLMTRHTKPVPPILILDLISGDDEIDTQEDMILEHLPESVLQDIVRISLWLVEYGRNQDFMNVYYQIRSSQLDRSIKGLKEHFRKNSSSTGIPYSPAIQNKRKDTPTKKPIKRPGTIRKAQNLLKQYSQHGLDGKKGASNLIPMEGRDDMLDIEIDAYIHCVSAFVKLAQSEYQLLTEIIPEHHQKKTFDSLIQESLDNLMIEGDNIVSAARKAIIRHDYSAVLTIFPILRHLKQTKPEFDQVLQGTAASTKNKLPGLITSMETTGAKALEDFADNIKAILFLQQLLDFQETAGAMLASQETSSSASSYSSEFSRRLLSTYICKVLGNLQLNLLSKSKVYEDPALSAIFLHNNYNYILKSLEKSELIQLVAVTQKTAERSYREHIEQQIQTYQRSWLKVTEYISERNLPVFQSGVKLKDKERQMIKERFKGFNDGLEELCKIQKAWAIPDMEQRDKIRKAQKTIVKETYSAFLHRYGNVSFTKNLEKYIKYRVDQVGEMIEKLFDTSA; encoded by the exons ATGATCCCTCCGGAGGAGGCCTCCGCCCGCAGGAGGGAGATAGAGGACAAGCTCAAGCAG GAAGAAGAAACGCTGTCCTTTATAAGAGAGAGTCTTGAAAAGAGTGATCAGCTCACCAAAAACATG gtttccatcctctcctcctttgaGAGCCGTTTGATGAAGCTGGAGAACTCTATCATCCCTGTGCATAAGCAGACAGAGAATCTACAACGTCTGCAGGAGAATGTTGAGAAGACCCTGTCCTGTCTGGATCATGTCATTAGTTATTACCATGTGGCTAAGGACACAGAGAAGATCATAAAGGAAGG CCCTACGGGGAGACTAGAGGAGTATTTGGGCTGCATGGCCAGAATCCAGAAGGCTGTAGAATATTTCCAGGACAACAATCCTGACAGCCCAGAACTGAACCGGGTG aAATCCCTGTTTGAAAGGGGGAAGGAATCTCTGGAATCAGAATTCCGCAGTCTGATGACGCGACACACCAAGCCAGTTCCTCCGATCCTCATCCTGGATCTGATCAGTGGGGACGATGAGATTGATACGCAGGAAGATATGATTTTGGAACACCTCCCTGAGAGTGTCTTGCAAGACATTGTCCGTATCTCCCTTTGGCTGGTGGAGTATGGAAGAAACCAAG ACTTCATGAATGTTTATTACCAAATCCGGTCTAGCCAGCTCGACCGCTCCATCAAAGGTCTGAAGGAGCATTTCCGTAAGAACAGCTCCTCCACAGGCATCCCGTACTCCCCCGCCATTCAGAACAAGAGGAAGGACACACCGACCAAAAAGCCAATCAAGAGACCAG GCACGATCCGGAAGGCTCAGAACCTTCTGAAACAGTATTCTCAGCATGGTCTAGATGGGAAAAAGGGGGCCTCTAACCTCATTCCTATGGAAG GGAGGGATGACATGTTGGACATCGAGATTGATGCGTACATTCACTGTGTTAGCgcctttgtgaaactggcccagAGCGAGTACCAGCTCCTGACAGAAATCATCCCAGAGCACCACCAGAAGAAGACCTTTGACTCCCTCATTCAG GAGTCTCTGGATAACCTGATGATAGAGGGGGATAACATTGTCTCGGCAGCCCGGAAGGCCATCATTCGGCATGACTATTCAGCTGTGCTCACCATCTTCCCCATCCTCAGACACCTGAAGCAGACGAAGCCAGAGTTTGATCAAGTCTTACAG GGCACTGCAGCCAGCACAAAGAACAAGCTTCCAGGGCTGATCACCTCCATGGAAACCACAGGTGCAAAAGCACTGGAGGACTTTGCAGACAACATTAAG GCCATTCTCTTCCTGCAGCAGTTGTTGGATTTCCAGGAGACAGCAGGTGCCATGCTGGCATCCCAAG AGACCAGCTCTTCAGCTAGCAGCTACAGTTCTGAATTTAGCAGACGTCTGCTCAGCACCTACATCT GCAAAGTATTGGGCAACTTGCAACTAAACCTTCTCAGTAAATCCAAGGTTTATGAGGACCCAGCTTTGAGTGCCATCTTCCTGCACAACAACTACAATTACATCCTTAAATCCCTTGAAAA GTCTGAGCTAATCCAGTTGGTGGCAGTGACTCAGAAAACAGCAGAGAGGTCTTACAGGGAGCACATTGAGCAGCAGATCCAAACCTACCAGCGCAG CTGGTTAAAAGTAACAGAATACATCTCGGAGAGAAACTTGCCTGTCTTTCAATCAGGAGTCAAG CTCAAGGATAAGGAGAGGCAGATGATAAAGGAGCGTTTTAAG GGTTTCAATGACGGCCTGGAGGAGTTGTGTAAAATCCAGAAGGCCTGGGCCATCCCTGACATGGAGCAGAGGGACAAAATCCGCAAGGCCCAGAAAACCATTGTGAAAGAGACCTACAGTGCCTTTTTACACAG GTATGGCAATGTGTCCTTCACCAAGAACCTTGAGAAGTACATCAAGTATAGAGTTGACCAGGTGGGCGAGATGATTGAGAAGCTGTTTGACACATCAGCATGA
- the EXOC7 gene encoding exocyst complex component 7 isoform X2, producing the protein MIPPEEASARRREIEDKLKQEEETLSFIRESLEKSDQLTKNMVSILSSFESRLMKLENSIIPVHKQTENLQRLQENVEKTLSCLDHVISYYHVAKDTEKIIKEGPTGRLEEYLGCMARIQKAVEYFQDNNPDSPELNRVKSLFERGKESLESEFRSLMTRHTKPVPPILILDLISGDDEIDTQEDMILEHLPESVLQDIVRISLWLVEYGRNQDFMNVYYQIRSSQLDRSIKGLKEHFRKNSSSTGIPYSPAIQNKRKDTPTKKPIKRPGTIRKAQNLLKQYSQHGLDGKKGASNLIPMEGRDDMLDIEIDAYIHCVSAFVKLAQSEYQLLTEIIPEHHQKKTFDSLIQESLDNLMIEGDNIVSAARKAIIRHDYSAVLTIFPILRHLKQTKPEFDQVLQGTAASTKNKLPGLITSMETTGAKALEDFADNIKNDPDKEYNMPKDGTVHELTSNAILFLQQLLDFQETAGAMLASQETSSSASSYSSEFSRRLLSTYICKVLGNLQLNLLSKSKVYEDPALSAIFLHNNYNYILKSLEKSELIQLVAVTQKTAERSYREHIEQQIQTYQRSWLKVTEYISERNLPVFQSGVKLKDKERQMIKERFKGFNDGLEELCKIQKAWAIPDMEQRDKIRKAQKTIVKETYSAFLHRYGNVSFTKNLEKYIKYRVDQVGEMIEKLFDTSA; encoded by the exons ATGATCCCTCCGGAGGAGGCCTCCGCCCGCAGGAGGGAGATAGAGGACAAGCTCAAGCAG GAAGAAGAAACGCTGTCCTTTATAAGAGAGAGTCTTGAAAAGAGTGATCAGCTCACCAAAAACATG gtttccatcctctcctcctttgaGAGCCGTTTGATGAAGCTGGAGAACTCTATCATCCCTGTGCATAAGCAGACAGAGAATCTACAACGTCTGCAGGAGAATGTTGAGAAGACCCTGTCCTGTCTGGATCATGTCATTAGTTATTACCATGTGGCTAAGGACACAGAGAAGATCATAAAGGAAGG CCCTACGGGGAGACTAGAGGAGTATTTGGGCTGCATGGCCAGAATCCAGAAGGCTGTAGAATATTTCCAGGACAACAATCCTGACAGCCCAGAACTGAACCGGGTG aAATCCCTGTTTGAAAGGGGGAAGGAATCTCTGGAATCAGAATTCCGCAGTCTGATGACGCGACACACCAAGCCAGTTCCTCCGATCCTCATCCTGGATCTGATCAGTGGGGACGATGAGATTGATACGCAGGAAGATATGATTTTGGAACACCTCCCTGAGAGTGTCTTGCAAGACATTGTCCGTATCTCCCTTTGGCTGGTGGAGTATGGAAGAAACCAAG ACTTCATGAATGTTTATTACCAAATCCGGTCTAGCCAGCTCGACCGCTCCATCAAAGGTCTGAAGGAGCATTTCCGTAAGAACAGCTCCTCCACAGGCATCCCGTACTCCCCCGCCATTCAGAACAAGAGGAAGGACACACCGACCAAAAAGCCAATCAAGAGACCAG GCACGATCCGGAAGGCTCAGAACCTTCTGAAACAGTATTCTCAGCATGGTCTAGATGGGAAAAAGGGGGCCTCTAACCTCATTCCTATGGAAG GGAGGGATGACATGTTGGACATCGAGATTGATGCGTACATTCACTGTGTTAGCgcctttgtgaaactggcccagAGCGAGTACCAGCTCCTGACAGAAATCATCCCAGAGCACCACCAGAAGAAGACCTTTGACTCCCTCATTCAG GAGTCTCTGGATAACCTGATGATAGAGGGGGATAACATTGTCTCGGCAGCCCGGAAGGCCATCATTCGGCATGACTATTCAGCTGTGCTCACCATCTTCCCCATCCTCAGACACCTGAAGCAGACGAAGCCAGAGTTTGATCAAGTCTTACAG GGCACTGCAGCCAGCACAAAGAACAAGCTTCCAGGGCTGATCACCTCCATGGAAACCACAGGTGCAAAAGCACTGGAGGACTTTGCAGACAACATTAAG AATGATCCAGACAAGGAGTATAACATGCCGAAAGATGGGACAGTTCATGAACTCACCAGCAAT GCCATTCTCTTCCTGCAGCAGTTGTTGGATTTCCAGGAGACAGCAGGTGCCATGCTGGCATCCCAAG AGACCAGCTCTTCAGCTAGCAGCTACAGTTCTGAATTTAGCAGACGTCTGCTCAGCACCTACATCT GCAAAGTATTGGGCAACTTGCAACTAAACCTTCTCAGTAAATCCAAGGTTTATGAGGACCCAGCTTTGAGTGCCATCTTCCTGCACAACAACTACAATTACATCCTTAAATCCCTTGAAAA GTCTGAGCTAATCCAGTTGGTGGCAGTGACTCAGAAAACAGCAGAGAGGTCTTACAGGGAGCACATTGAGCAGCAGATCCAAACCTACCAGCGCAG CTGGTTAAAAGTAACAGAATACATCTCGGAGAGAAACTTGCCTGTCTTTCAATCAGGAGTCAAG CTCAAGGATAAGGAGAGGCAGATGATAAAGGAGCGTTTTAAG GGTTTCAATGACGGCCTGGAGGAGTTGTGTAAAATCCAGAAGGCCTGGGCCATCCCTGACATGGAGCAGAGGGACAAAATCCGCAAGGCCCAGAAAACCATTGTGAAAGAGACCTACAGTGCCTTTTTACACAG GTATGGCAATGTGTCCTTCACCAAGAACCTTGAGAAGTACATCAAGTATAGAGTTGACCAGGTGGGCGAGATGATTGAGAAGCTGTTTGACACATCAGCATGA
- the EXOC7 gene encoding exocyst complex component 7 isoform X5, translating into MIPPEEASARRREIEDKLKQEEETLSFIRESLEKSDQLTKNMVSILSSFESRLMKLENSIIPVHKQTENLQRLQENVEKTLSCLDHVISYYHVAKDTEKIIKEGPTGRLEEYLGCMARIQKAVEYFQDNNPDSPELNRVKSLFERGKESLESEFRSLMTRHTKPVPPILILDLISGDDEIDTQEDMILEHLPESVLQDIVRISLWLVEYGRNQDFMNVYYQIRSSQLDRSIKGLKEHFRKNSSSTGIPYSPAIQNKRKDTPTKKPIKRPGRDDMLDIEIDAYIHCVSAFVKLAQSEYQLLTEIIPEHHQKKTFDSLIQESLDNLMIEGDNIVSAARKAIIRHDYSAVLTIFPILRHLKQTKPEFDQVLQGTAASTKNKLPGLITSMETTGAKALEDFADNIKNDPDKEYNMPKDGTVHELTSNAILFLQQLLDFQETAGAMLASQVLGDTYNIPLDPRETSSSASSYSSEFSRRLLSTYICKVLGNLQLNLLSKSKVYEDPALSAIFLHNNYNYILKSLEKSELIQLVAVTQKTAERSYREHIEQQIQTYQRSWLKVTEYISERNLPVFQSGVKLKDKERQMIKERFKGFNDGLEELCKIQKAWAIPDMEQRDKIRKAQKTIVKETYSAFLHRYGNVSFTKNLEKYIKYRVDQVGEMIEKLFDTSA; encoded by the exons ATGATCCCTCCGGAGGAGGCCTCCGCCCGCAGGAGGGAGATAGAGGACAAGCTCAAGCAG GAAGAAGAAACGCTGTCCTTTATAAGAGAGAGTCTTGAAAAGAGTGATCAGCTCACCAAAAACATG gtttccatcctctcctcctttgaGAGCCGTTTGATGAAGCTGGAGAACTCTATCATCCCTGTGCATAAGCAGACAGAGAATCTACAACGTCTGCAGGAGAATGTTGAGAAGACCCTGTCCTGTCTGGATCATGTCATTAGTTATTACCATGTGGCTAAGGACACAGAGAAGATCATAAAGGAAGG CCCTACGGGGAGACTAGAGGAGTATTTGGGCTGCATGGCCAGAATCCAGAAGGCTGTAGAATATTTCCAGGACAACAATCCTGACAGCCCAGAACTGAACCGGGTG aAATCCCTGTTTGAAAGGGGGAAGGAATCTCTGGAATCAGAATTCCGCAGTCTGATGACGCGACACACCAAGCCAGTTCCTCCGATCCTCATCCTGGATCTGATCAGTGGGGACGATGAGATTGATACGCAGGAAGATATGATTTTGGAACACCTCCCTGAGAGTGTCTTGCAAGACATTGTCCGTATCTCCCTTTGGCTGGTGGAGTATGGAAGAAACCAAG ACTTCATGAATGTTTATTACCAAATCCGGTCTAGCCAGCTCGACCGCTCCATCAAAGGTCTGAAGGAGCATTTCCGTAAGAACAGCTCCTCCACAGGCATCCCGTACTCCCCCGCCATTCAGAACAAGAGGAAGGACACACCGACCAAAAAGCCAATCAAGAGACCAG GGAGGGATGACATGTTGGACATCGAGATTGATGCGTACATTCACTGTGTTAGCgcctttgtgaaactggcccagAGCGAGTACCAGCTCCTGACAGAAATCATCCCAGAGCACCACCAGAAGAAGACCTTTGACTCCCTCATTCAG GAGTCTCTGGATAACCTGATGATAGAGGGGGATAACATTGTCTCGGCAGCCCGGAAGGCCATCATTCGGCATGACTATTCAGCTGTGCTCACCATCTTCCCCATCCTCAGACACCTGAAGCAGACGAAGCCAGAGTTTGATCAAGTCTTACAG GGCACTGCAGCCAGCACAAAGAACAAGCTTCCAGGGCTGATCACCTCCATGGAAACCACAGGTGCAAAAGCACTGGAGGACTTTGCAGACAACATTAAG AATGATCCAGACAAGGAGTATAACATGCCGAAAGATGGGACAGTTCATGAACTCACCAGCAAT GCCATTCTCTTCCTGCAGCAGTTGTTGGATTTCCAGGAGACAGCAGGTGCCATGCTGGCATCCCAAG TTCTTGGGGACACATACAATATTCCTTTAGATCCCAGAG AGACCAGCTCTTCAGCTAGCAGCTACAGTTCTGAATTTAGCAGACGTCTGCTCAGCACCTACATCT GCAAAGTATTGGGCAACTTGCAACTAAACCTTCTCAGTAAATCCAAGGTTTATGAGGACCCAGCTTTGAGTGCCATCTTCCTGCACAACAACTACAATTACATCCTTAAATCCCTTGAAAA GTCTGAGCTAATCCAGTTGGTGGCAGTGACTCAGAAAACAGCAGAGAGGTCTTACAGGGAGCACATTGAGCAGCAGATCCAAACCTACCAGCGCAG CTGGTTAAAAGTAACAGAATACATCTCGGAGAGAAACTTGCCTGTCTTTCAATCAGGAGTCAAG CTCAAGGATAAGGAGAGGCAGATGATAAAGGAGCGTTTTAAG GGTTTCAATGACGGCCTGGAGGAGTTGTGTAAAATCCAGAAGGCCTGGGCCATCCCTGACATGGAGCAGAGGGACAAAATCCGCAAGGCCCAGAAAACCATTGTGAAAGAGACCTACAGTGCCTTTTTACACAG GTATGGCAATGTGTCCTTCACCAAGAACCTTGAGAAGTACATCAAGTATAGAGTTGACCAGGTGGGCGAGATGATTGAGAAGCTGTTTGACACATCAGCATGA